In Haliaeetus albicilla chromosome 32, bHalAlb1.1, whole genome shotgun sequence, a single window of DNA contains:
- the LOC138683240 gene encoding E3 ubiquitin-protein ligase RBBP6-like, with protein MGREKLTAASCDLQITNAQTKEDVESRGGTWLYLRAWWYSSSGRKHEPFYWAPKSHQSPETACRSQTEPVRGTSKATDESPASLSLAQLAKTANLSEASASEEDKIKAMMIQPSHEYDPINYMKKPLGPPPSSYTCHPCRKPGHSIKNCPINGDESFGSVSRMKKSTGIPRSFLVEVKDPNTEGVMLTKTGKYAIPCLNVEAFARRKKEKPPFLPEEPSSSSSDDPIPDEILCLICKEVMTDAAIMPCCGNSYCDECIRTALLESEEHRCPECHQTGASPDALVANKCLRRAVSNFKNGAGYRKRHRRQIWHQQQQQLPLPPPPLVTLTPPAALVTAAEPSTYLSLSISSLLEEKVILREPVQFAQQVANQAGNCQTYFNREKKKSKLDEFASDFAKEWMECKKIPKERRHSFSGCIQEEAKGRVISIVLGQGHLVIELEITLKNLLEERAMSSKILPNEKRRKWNIHREMAKEINIKNTRREEKGMRMKDFLHFVKDLLEWNLLRKNSSASSGKSQDSKKKKKKKEKQQHKKHKKHKKHKKHIGSETELEKSQKHKHKEEKSKESKDKDNQNMKSVTT; from the exons ATGGGCCGCGAGAAACTGACGGCGGCAAGCTGCGACCTGCAGATCACCAACGCCCAGACCAAAGAAG ATGTGGAGTCACGAG GAGGTACGTGGCTGTACTTGCGAGCCTGGTGGTATTCTAGCAGTGGCAGGAAGCACGAGCCTTTCTATTG GGCTCCTAAATCACACCAAAGCCCAGAAACTGCTTGCAG gaGTCAAACGGAGCCAGTGCGTGGAACATCAAAAGCA ACAGATGAGTCTCCCGCATCTCTTTCTCTGGCCCAGCTTGCTAAG ACTGCCAATCTGTCTGAAGCCAGTGCTTCTGAAGAGgataaaataaaagctatgATGATCCAGCCCAGCCATGAATATGATCCAATCAA TTACATGAAGAAACCCTTGGGTCCACCTCCATCATCATATACTTGCCATCCTTGCAGAAAACCTGGCCATTCTATAAAGAACTGCCCAATAAATGGG GACGAAAGTTTTGGGTCTGTTTCCAGAATGAAAAAGAGCACAGGAATTCCAAGGAGTTTCTTGGTGGAGGTGAAAGATCCCAATACGGAGGGTGTTATGCTgacaaaaactggaaaatacGCAATACCATGTCTTAATGT ggaagcttttgccagaagaaagaaggaaaagcctcCCTTTTTACCAGAGGagccatcctcttcctcctcagatGATCCTATTCCAGATGAGATTTTATGTCTCATTTGTAAGGAGGTAATGACTGATGCAGCTATTATGCCCTGCTGTGGAAACAGTTATTGTGATGAAT GTATTAGAACAGCCTTACTGGAATCTGAGGAACATAGATGCCCAGAGTGTCATCAGACAGGTGCTTCGCCTGATGCTTTAGTGGCCAACAAGTGCCTACGCCGG GCTGTGAGCAACTTCAAAAATGGAGCTGGTTACAGAAAAAGGCACCGTCGGCAGATTTGgcaccaacagcagcagcaactgccACTGCCACCACCCCCACTCGTGACTCTTacacctcctgctgctctggtgACTGCTGCTGAACCTTCTACATATTTGTCTCTGTCAATCAGCAGTTTGTTGGAAGAGAAG GTCATCCTGCGAGAGCCAGTACAATTTGCTCAGCAAGTGGCAAACCAGGCTGGGAACT GTCAAACTTATTttaacagggaaaagaaaaagtccaaACTCGATGAGTTTGCCAGTGATTTTGCTAAGGAATGGATGGAATGTAAAAAGATTCCAAAGGAGCGTAGGCATTCGTTTTCCGG CTGTATCCAAGAAGAGGCAAAGGGAAGAGTCATAAGTATTGTTCTAGGTCAAGGTCACCTGGTAATAGAGCTGGAAATTACCCTGAAAAATCTTCTGGAAGAGCGCGCCATGTCATCAAAGATCCTACcaaatgaaaagagaaggaagtggAATATCCACAGGGAGATGGCAAAGGAAATAAACATCAAAAACaccagaagagaagaaaaggggatgAGAATGAAGGATTTCCTTCATTTCGTGAAAGATCTCCTCGAATGGAACCTCCTGCGAAAAAA cagcagtgccagctcaGGAAAGAGTCaagacagcaagaaaaagaaaaagaaaaaagagaagcagcagcataagAAGCACAAGAAGCACAAGAAGCATAAGAAACACATTGGAAGCGAAACGGAATTGGAGAAGAGccaaaaacacaaacacaaggAGGAAAAATCGAAGGAGAGCAAAGATAAAGATAACCAAAACATGAAATCTGTCACTACATAG